Proteins encoded together in one Thermomonospora curvata DSM 43183 window:
- a CDS encoding class I SAM-dependent methyltransferase has protein sequence MIPASSEEVEVTVTRAEKIVREVGGRPERGGDPRLRMSFTANLVRLVEFTEPELDPEDVVLETCAGTAVLSRAIARRVRHVTALDLDEGKLAEGKREADRDALTNITFTRGDATALPYIGRSFTLLLNRFSLHEADDPAAVLRELVRVSRPGAGLVVADLVRPEDGAADPDRLERLRDPSHRRLLTVQQITDLITEAGAEVKRTDRFDVVRPLEAWLAKSGTPAETAEQIRAELRAELDGGPATGLRPVMVDGELCITQANAYFGAIAP, from the coding sequence ATGATCCCCGCATCGAGCGAGGAGGTCGAAGTGACGGTGACGCGCGCAGAGAAGATCGTCCGGGAGGTCGGCGGGCGGCCGGAGCGGGGCGGGGATCCCAGGTTGAGGATGTCCTTCACCGCGAACCTGGTGCGGCTGGTGGAGTTCACCGAACCCGAGCTCGACCCCGAGGACGTGGTGCTGGAGACCTGCGCCGGCACGGCGGTGCTGTCGCGGGCCATCGCCCGGCGAGTACGGCACGTCACCGCGCTCGACCTGGACGAGGGCAAGCTGGCCGAGGGCAAGCGGGAGGCCGACCGGGACGCGCTCACCAACATCACCTTCACCCGGGGCGACGCCACCGCCCTGCCCTACATCGGGCGTTCCTTCACGCTGCTGCTGAACCGTTTCTCGCTGCACGAGGCCGACGACCCGGCGGCGGTGCTGCGCGAGCTGGTGCGGGTGAGCCGGCCCGGCGCCGGGCTGGTCGTGGCGGACCTGGTGCGGCCGGAGGACGGCGCCGCCGACCCCGACCGGCTGGAGCGGCTGCGCGACCCCTCCCACCGCCGGCTGCTCACCGTGCAGCAGATCACCGACCTGATCACCGAGGCCGGGGCCGAGGTCAAGCGGACCGACCGGTTCGATGTGGTGCGCCCGCTCGAGGCCTGGCTGGCCAAGTCCGGCACGCCCGCCGAGACCGCCGAGCAGATCCGCGCCGAGCTGCGCGCCGAACTGGACGGCGGCCCCGCCACCGGCCTGCGCCCGGTGATGGTGGACGGCGAGCTGTGCATCACCCAGGCCAACGCCTACTTCGGCGCCATCGCCCCCTGA
- a CDS encoding ATP-dependent helicase: MITPVELARLLELPEPTPEQARVISAPLAPMAVIAGAGSGKSETMAARVVWLVANGLVRPERVLGLTFTRKAAGELATRIRRRLDQLRDRLPQDELDRLGGEAALDGEPAVSTYHSYAARLFGDHALRAALEPTMRLISPAMAWQLAARVVDDYDGAMDGIDWRPDTVVRAVLDLSGELAEHLRTPEDVREIGRRLRAQFDALPGRRGAAKNVLATQEIRERLLPLVEAYQRAKIEREVLDYGDQVALAARIARDHPDVGMIERSRYAVVLLDEYQDTSHAQLVLLTSLFGGGHPVTAVGDPCQSIYGWRGAGSGNLTGFPEDFPLAPAVPSRVAAVPPPRPGRRPPRHARPAPTATLSISWRNGERILEVAARIQQGLRADTANVPRLRPGEGRRGRGRVECALLPTVTAEAEHIAERIRRLRAADPELAPDGLPWDEGPLKYSHIAVLVRRRSQIPPLRKALEERDIPVEVVGLGGLLTVPEVQDVVATLRVVHDPTAGASLARLLTGPRWRIGPRDLVALGRRARRLASENTRDITPPPDASELRPEPAANAEETDPLRQVVIELTQETGSLVDALDDLGDPSAYSPEGLARLRRLAAELRTLRSQVGLPLPDLVAEVERTLGLDIEVAARSGLDPAGARADLDAFIETAASFAEESENPTLGAFLAYLKAAESEEFGLPAGRVSESDSVKLLTVHAAKGLEWPVVVVPGLCYLPSGSGRPVKGSIFPSPPQQSTRWTDNPRLLPFELRGDYEKGNLPRLNGLTKADLDRFKDECADRDLREERRLAYVAVTRASHLLIATGHRWGATARPLHPSPFLEEIRQACETGAGRVVSWADPPEEGAANPLQAEAEPGRWPATPEGRRYAAIVEGAEMVRDAMVGRIAPWAGDDGLTEADRRRMTAWARDVELLLAERDRGRGGDVLQVELPAKLTVSTLVALSRDPQEVARSIRRPMPRPPAPYARRGTAFHRWLESRWGQQRLLDPDELPGAADEGAADDSMLTELQRRFEESEWASRRPLDIEVTFETVLGDRVLRGRMDAVFTAPDGGYEVVDWKTGRPPADEDFRHAAVQLAAYRLAWADLAGVPLEKVSAAFHYVRYNRTIRPADLLDRAGLTALLENIRPID, translated from the coding sequence GTGATCACCCCCGTCGAACTGGCCCGCCTGCTGGAGCTGCCCGAACCCACCCCCGAGCAGGCCCGGGTGATCTCAGCGCCGCTGGCCCCCATGGCGGTGATCGCCGGGGCCGGCTCCGGCAAGAGCGAGACCATGGCCGCCCGCGTGGTGTGGCTGGTGGCCAACGGCCTGGTGCGGCCCGAACGGGTGCTGGGGCTGACCTTCACCCGCAAGGCCGCCGGTGAGCTGGCCACTCGCATCCGCCGCCGTCTCGACCAGCTCCGCGACCGCCTGCCCCAGGACGAACTGGACCGGCTGGGCGGGGAGGCGGCCCTGGACGGCGAACCGGCGGTGTCCACCTACCACTCCTATGCCGCCCGGCTGTTCGGCGACCACGCCCTGCGCGCCGCCCTGGAACCCACCATGCGCCTGATCAGCCCGGCCATGGCCTGGCAGCTCGCCGCCCGGGTGGTGGACGACTACGACGGCGCCATGGACGGCATCGACTGGCGGCCGGACACGGTGGTGCGGGCCGTGCTGGACCTGTCCGGCGAGCTGGCCGAGCACCTGCGCACCCCCGAGGACGTCCGCGAGATCGGCCGGCGGCTCCGGGCGCAGTTCGACGCCCTGCCCGGACGGCGGGGGGCCGCAAAGAACGTGCTGGCCACCCAGGAGATCCGGGAGCGACTGCTGCCGCTGGTGGAGGCCTACCAGCGGGCCAAGATCGAACGGGAGGTCCTCGACTACGGCGACCAGGTGGCGTTGGCGGCCCGCATCGCCCGCGACCACCCCGACGTCGGGATGATCGAACGCTCCCGCTATGCGGTCGTCCTGCTGGACGAGTACCAGGACACCAGTCACGCCCAGCTCGTCCTGCTCACCTCGCTGTTCGGCGGCGGCCACCCGGTCACCGCGGTGGGCGACCCGTGCCAGTCCATCTACGGGTGGCGGGGCGCCGGCTCCGGCAACCTGACCGGCTTCCCCGAGGACTTCCCCCTCGCCCCGGCCGTCCCGAGCCGGGTCGCCGCCGTGCCCCCGCCGCGCCCCGGCCGGCGCCCGCCCCGGCACGCCCGTCCCGCCCCCACGGCCACGCTGTCGATCAGTTGGCGCAACGGCGAACGCATCCTGGAGGTCGCCGCCCGCATCCAACAAGGCCTGCGCGCCGACACCGCGAACGTGCCGCGGCTGCGTCCGGGGGAGGGCCGCCGCGGCCGCGGCCGGGTCGAGTGCGCCCTGCTGCCCACCGTCACCGCAGAAGCCGAGCACATCGCCGAGCGCATCCGCCGCCTGCGGGCCGCCGACCCCGAGCTCGCCCCCGACGGGCTGCCCTGGGACGAAGGGCCGCTGAAGTACTCCCACATCGCCGTGCTGGTCCGCCGCCGCTCCCAGATCCCGCCGCTGCGCAAGGCCTTGGAGGAACGCGACATCCCCGTCGAGGTGGTCGGGCTGGGTGGGCTGCTGACCGTCCCCGAAGTGCAGGACGTGGTGGCCACGCTGCGGGTGGTGCACGACCCTACCGCCGGGGCCTCGCTGGCCCGGCTGCTGACCGGCCCGCGCTGGCGGATCGGCCCGCGCGACCTGGTGGCGCTCGGCCGCCGCGCCCGCCGGCTGGCCAGTGAGAACACCCGGGACATCACCCCGCCCCCCGACGCCTCCGAGCTTCGGCCCGAGCCCGCAGCGAACGCCGAGGAAACCGACCCGCTCCGCCAGGTCGTCATCGAGCTCACCCAGGAGACCGGCAGCCTGGTGGACGCCCTCGACGACCTGGGCGACCCGTCCGCCTACTCGCCCGAGGGCCTGGCCCGGCTGCGCCGCCTGGCCGCCGAGCTGCGCACGCTGCGCTCCCAGGTCGGGCTGCCGCTGCCGGACCTGGTCGCCGAGGTGGAACGCACCCTGGGCCTGGACATCGAGGTCGCCGCCCGCTCCGGCCTGGACCCGGCCGGCGCCCGCGCCGACCTGGACGCCTTCATCGAGACCGCCGCCTCCTTCGCCGAGGAGTCCGAAAACCCCACCCTGGGCGCGTTCCTGGCCTACCTCAAGGCCGCCGAGAGCGAGGAGTTCGGCCTGCCGGCGGGGCGGGTCAGCGAGAGCGACAGCGTCAAACTGCTCACCGTGCACGCCGCCAAGGGCCTGGAGTGGCCGGTGGTGGTCGTCCCCGGGCTGTGCTACCTGCCGAGCGGAAGCGGCCGTCCCGTCAAGGGCTCGATCTTCCCCTCCCCGCCGCAGCAGTCCACCCGCTGGACCGACAACCCCCGCCTGCTGCCGTTCGAGCTCCGCGGCGACTACGAAAAGGGCAACCTGCCCAGACTCAACGGCCTGACCAAGGCGGACCTGGACCGCTTCAAGGACGAGTGCGCCGATCGGGATCTGCGGGAGGAACGCCGCCTGGCCTACGTCGCCGTCACCCGCGCCTCCCACCTGCTGATCGCCACCGGCCACCGGTGGGGCGCCACCGCCCGCCCGCTGCACCCCTCGCCGTTCCTGGAGGAGATCCGCCAGGCCTGCGAGACCGGGGCGGGCCGCGTCGTCAGTTGGGCCGACCCCCCCGAAGAAGGCGCCGCCAACCCTCTGCAGGCCGAGGCGGAACCCGGCCGGTGGCCCGCCACCCCCGAGGGCCGCCGCTACGCCGCCATCGTGGAGGGCGCCGAGATGGTCCGCGACGCCATGGTCGGCCGCATCGCCCCCTGGGCCGGCGACGACGGCCTCACCGAGGCCGACCGCCGCCGCATGACCGCCTGGGCGCGGGATGTGGAGCTGCTGCTGGCCGAGCGGGACCGCGGCCGCGGCGGCGACGTCCTGCAGGTCGAGCTGCCCGCCAAGCTCACCGTCTCCACCCTGGTCGCGCTCTCCCGCGACCCCCAGGAGGTGGCCCGCTCGATCCGCCGCCCCATGCCGCGCCCGCCCGCCCCCTACGCCCGCCGCGGCACCGCCTTCCACCGCTGGCTGGAGTCCCGCTGGGGCCAGCAGCGCCTGCTGGACCCCGACGAGCTGCCCGGCGCCGCCGACGAGGGCGCCGCCGACGACTCGATGCTGACCGAGTTGCAGCGGCGCTTCGAAGAATCCGAGTGGGCCTCCCGCCGCCCCCTCGACATCGAGGTCACCTTCGAAACCGTCCTCGGCGACCGCGTGCTGCGCGGCCGCATGGACGCCGTCTTCACCGCCCCCGACGGCGGCTATGAGGTCGTCGACTGGAAGACCGGCCGGCCCCCCGCCGACGAGGACTTCCGCCACGCCGCCGTCCAACTGGCCGCCTACCGCCTGGCCTGGGCCGACCTGGCCGGCGTCCCCCTGGAGAAGGTCAGCGCCGCCTTCCACTACGTCCGCTACAACCGCACCATCCGCCCCGCCGACCTCCTCGACCGCGCCGGCCTGACCGCCCTGCTGGAGAACATCCGCCCCATCGACTGA